One window from the genome of Haloprofundus halobius encodes:
- a CDS encoding helix-turn-helix transcriptional regulator, which produces MDSYQDDRLDDDGRPPPGSPVLEAILENERNRRYLGQRLDAAGDRVDTNLLGDIVRHGPVLEVLLEEPLDRREIEACLGVSRATSHRYTQWLDEQDFVEKVDGRFQLTWRGAVIAEEVLRFEANVRTAHRMTPLLDAVCDDHRDFVLEPFVDATITVAEPDNPYRPIERFIALVRESDTFRGFNTTHMAPLVLGEFHQRVFDETDTEIIYLPHIVEKLFETYPERAREAIDRGHLTLRTREGLPYGLALFDDRVGIGGYDETTGLMRVFVDTDDPIAREWAERVYASVRADSNPLDAKSDLNR; this is translated from the coding sequence ATGGATTCCTACCAAGACGACCGATTGGATGACGATGGCCGTCCGCCACCAGGCTCGCCGGTCCTGGAGGCGATTCTGGAAAACGAACGGAACCGTCGCTATCTCGGCCAGCGATTGGACGCCGCAGGCGACCGCGTCGATACGAACCTGCTCGGCGACATCGTCAGGCACGGCCCCGTCCTCGAAGTCCTGCTGGAGGAACCGCTCGATCGCCGGGAGATCGAAGCGTGCCTCGGCGTCTCGCGGGCGACGAGCCACCGCTACACGCAGTGGCTCGACGAGCAGGACTTCGTCGAGAAGGTCGACGGCCGATTCCAGTTGACCTGGCGCGGCGCAGTCATCGCCGAAGAGGTCCTCCGGTTCGAGGCGAACGTCCGGACCGCACACAGAATGACGCCGCTTCTGGATGCGGTCTGTGATGATCACCGGGACTTCGTCCTCGAACCGTTCGTGGACGCGACGATTACCGTCGCGGAACCGGATAATCCCTACAGGCCGATAGAGCGATTCATCGCGCTTGTCCGCGAGTCCGACACCTTCCGGGGGTTCAATACGACGCACATGGCTCCGTTGGTCCTCGGTGAGTTCCACCAGCGAGTGTTCGACGAAACCGACACCGAAATCATCTACCTGCCGCACATCGTCGAGAAACTATTCGAGACGTACCCCGAACGCGCCCGCGAGGCGATAGATCGGGGACACTTGACTCTCCGGACGCGCGAAGGCCTGCCGTACGGCCTCGCGCTGTTCGACGACCGTGTCGGAATCGGGGGCTACGACGAGACCACCGGGCTGATGCGGGTGTTCGTCGATACGGACGATCCGATCGCGCGCGAGTGGGCCGAGCGCGTCTACGCATCGGTCAGAGCGGATTCCAATCCACTCGACGCGAAGTCAGATTTGAATCGGTGA
- a CDS encoding FAD-binding oxidoreductase, which translates to MAQHDIPAEQIEQFEAEFHGDLIRSDGADYDDARAVWNGKIDKRPALIARCRGVGDVVSAVNFTREHELLLAVRGGGHNVAGTAVCDDGLVIDLSEMRSVRVDPNTRTAWVQAGATWADVDRETQAFGLATPGGVVSETGVAGLTLGGGIGHLRCKYGLTCDNLASVDVVTAGGEYLTASEDENVELFWGIRGGGGNFGIVTGFEFDLHPVGPEVVMCLVFYPGDRMAECLRAYREYVAAAPPEVSTLTLSGVMPDEERFPADAVDETKIAIAGCYAGSVEDGERVLMPLREIAEPIADFSGTMPYVEVQQLFDEDYPDGMRYYWKSLYLDDLSESAIDRITYWTDVAPSPLSTVDVWQLGGAIARVDAEESAFAGRHAPFLLGVEANWERPENDDANVEWVRDCLDDMRQFSDGSVYLNFPGFLEEGDDMMRATFGPTYERLVVLKDEYDPTNLFELNQNITPSGSAQADGRAYHE; encoded by the coding sequence ATGGCACAACACGACATCCCCGCAGAACAGATCGAACAGTTCGAAGCCGAATTCCACGGCGACCTGATTCGTTCCGACGGTGCCGACTACGACGACGCGCGCGCGGTGTGGAACGGGAAGATCGACAAGCGTCCGGCCCTGATCGCCCGGTGTCGGGGCGTCGGCGACGTCGTCAGCGCGGTGAACTTCACCCGCGAACACGAACTGCTGTTAGCGGTTCGTGGTGGTGGTCATAACGTCGCCGGGACCGCCGTCTGCGACGACGGACTCGTTATCGACCTCTCGGAGATGCGGAGCGTACGGGTAGATCCCAACACACGAACAGCGTGGGTTCAAGCCGGTGCCACGTGGGCAGACGTGGACCGCGAAACCCAGGCGTTCGGGCTGGCGACGCCAGGTGGGGTTGTCTCGGAGACGGGCGTCGCGGGGCTCACTCTCGGTGGCGGCATCGGTCACCTTCGCTGTAAGTATGGCTTGACCTGTGACAACCTCGCGTCCGTAGACGTAGTCACGGCAGGCGGTGAGTACCTAACCGCCAGCGAGGACGAGAACGTGGAACTCTTCTGGGGGATTCGCGGCGGTGGCGGGAACTTCGGTATCGTCACCGGCTTCGAGTTCGATCTCCACCCAGTCGGCCCCGAGGTGGTGATGTGTTTGGTGTTCTACCCAGGAGACCGGATGGCCGAGTGTCTGCGAGCGTACCGCGAGTACGTCGCAGCTGCGCCCCCGGAGGTCAGCACGCTCACATTGTCGGGTGTGATGCCCGACGAGGAACGCTTTCCGGCGGACGCGGTGGACGAAACCAAGATCGCAATCGCGGGTTGTTATGCGGGCTCGGTCGAGGACGGCGAGCGTGTACTGATGCCCCTGCGGGAGATCGCCGAACCGATCGCCGACTTCAGCGGGACGATGCCGTACGTGGAAGTACAGCAACTGTTCGACGAGGACTACCCCGACGGAATGCGCTACTACTGGAAGTCGCTGTACCTCGACGATCTGTCGGAGTCCGCCATTGATCGTATCACGTACTGGACCGATGTCGCTCCCTCCCCGCTTTCGACGGTCGATGTCTGGCAATTAGGAGGGGCTATCGCTCGGGTTGACGCCGAGGAGAGCGCGTTCGCGGGGCGGCACGCGCCCTTTCTGCTGGGCGTCGAAGCGAACTGGGAGCGCCCGGAGAACGACGACGCGAACGTCGAGTGGGTGCGCGACTGTCTCGACGATATGCGCCAGTTCTCTGACGGTTCGGTGTACCTGAACTTCCCCGGATTCCTCGAAGAGGGAGACGATATGATGCGAGCCACGTTTGGACCGACGTACGAGCGATTGGTCGTACTGAAAGACGAGTACGACCCGACGAACCTGTTCGAGCTCAACCAGAACATCACGCCGTCCGGAAGTGCTCAAGCCGACGGCAGGGCATACCATGAGTGA
- a CDS encoding DUF7512 family protein — protein sequence MSDRDAEFPAAEWRVSIARVVLLSTMVVPPSVLVVAPVFGESGQAAATVGYVMAEALVLYVGYGTLARVASPAAREILSST from the coding sequence ATGAGTGATCGGGACGCTGAATTCCCGGCGGCCGAGTGGCGGGTATCGATAGCCAGGGTCGTACTGCTGAGTACAATGGTGGTCCCACCGAGCGTCCTGGTGGTCGCTCCCGTATTCGGTGAGTCCGGACAGGCTGCTGCCACGGTCGGTTACGTTATGGCGGAAGCACTCGTGCTGTACGTCGGCTACGGGACGCTGGCGCGGGTTGCTAGCCCGGCCGCCCGTGAAATCCTTTCGAGCACTTGA
- a CDS encoding sulfite exporter TauE/SafE family protein, with protein MELLGLDIVTVGLFVGFGLLIGIVFGFFGMGGSFLVTPALLVVGYPAPVAVGSGLAFVFGTSIVGALRHRDHGQVSYTLAAVMISGMTFGIEVGTRVVFLLTDLGSVDVVISGMYVGLLGAVGLFVLRDARTDGTDVETGRVATRVQTIKLPPMVSLQGGATVSVWVILVVGVGVGVLSGCLGVGGGFLLLPAMIYGFGVPTAVAAGTSILQITVSGAFGTYVYAQSNAVDVSVVAALLLGSAFGARIGAGATRLVHEDDVKGYFAGMLLAGSVATASKQVSAVYGVETLEIVSAVLIFGTAVLVSSAIASASVDALRSNRDCGPSLIR; from the coding sequence ATGGAACTCCTCGGTCTCGATATCGTGACGGTCGGTCTCTTCGTCGGATTCGGTCTGCTCATCGGCATCGTCTTCGGATTCTTCGGAATGGGTGGATCGTTCCTCGTGACGCCGGCGTTACTGGTGGTCGGATATCCGGCACCGGTGGCTGTCGGGAGCGGGCTCGCGTTCGTCTTCGGCACCAGTATCGTCGGTGCGCTCAGACACCGCGATCACGGCCAGGTCAGCTACACGCTGGCGGCGGTGATGATCTCCGGAATGACGTTTGGCATCGAGGTCGGCACCCGAGTCGTGTTCCTGCTGACGGATCTCGGCAGCGTCGACGTCGTGATCAGCGGGATGTACGTCGGACTTCTCGGTGCGGTTGGGCTCTTTGTCCTCCGTGATGCTCGTACTGACGGTACCGATGTGGAAACGGGCCGAGTCGCTACCAGGGTTCAGACCATTAAGCTCCCACCGATGGTGTCGCTACAGGGCGGGGCGACCGTCTCGGTGTGGGTTATCCTTGTTGTCGGGGTGGGAGTAGGCGTTCTCTCGGGCTGTCTCGGCGTCGGTGGGGGGTTCCTGCTGCTCCCCGCCATGATCTACGGGTTCGGCGTTCCAACGGCAGTCGCCGCCGGGACCAGTATCCTCCAGATCACCGTTTCGGGTGCGTTCGGGACGTACGTTTACGCTCAGTCGAACGCCGTCGACGTCTCTGTCGTCGCCGCGTTGCTTCTCGGGAGCGCTTTCGGCGCTCGTATCGGTGCAGGCGCGACACGCCTCGTACACGAAGACGACGTCAAGGGCTACTTCGCAGGTATGCTGCTCGCTGGTAGTGTCGCTACTGCGAGTAAGCAGGTGAGTGCCGTATACGGTGTCGAAACGCTCGAGATCGTGAGCGCGGTCCTCATCTTTGGAACTGCGGTTCTGGTCAGTAGTGCAATCGCCTCTGCCTCGGTCGACGCGCTCAGAAGCAATCGAGACTGCGGGCCGTCACTAATTCGCTGA
- a CDS encoding putative quinol monooxygenase, which translates to MSDIILYLDRSTVHDGKLDELEPAMAELVDFVEANEPEILAYDVYFSADGDRMTVVHMHADQASLEFHMEVAGPKFPPIGEFIDLESIDVYGQLSEDLIERLRDKASELGSGRVSVHVLHRGVNRITDD; encoded by the coding sequence ATGAGCGATATCATCCTGTATCTCGACCGATCTACGGTGCACGACGGAAAGTTAGATGAACTCGAACCGGCGATGGCGGAGTTAGTGGATTTCGTCGAGGCCAACGAACCGGAAATACTGGCGTACGACGTCTACTTCAGCGCCGACGGGGACCGGATGACCGTGGTGCATATGCACGCTGATCAGGCATCATTGGAATTTCACATGGAGGTCGCGGGCCCGAAGTTCCCCCCGATCGGCGAGTTCATCGACCTCGAATCCATCGACGTGTATGGCCAGCTAAGTGAAGATCTCATCGAACGGTTGAGGGACAAAGCCTCGGAGTTGGGAAGTGGACGTGTGTCAGTCCACGTACTTCATCGAGGCGTCAATCGAATTACGGACGATTGA
- a CDS encoding HalOD1 output domain-containing protein, which translates to MAFQRSQLSTGTLCDDIVEQIAELEGVDPLTLPPLFETIDAELLTRLYESRSGDAELSISFVYAGYTVSVRHDGALEVVPKERTAVKST; encoded by the coding sequence GTGGCTTTCCAACGATCACAGCTCTCTACTGGCACGCTCTGTGACGATATCGTAGAACAGATCGCCGAACTCGAGGGAGTCGACCCGCTGACTCTTCCACCACTATTCGAGACGATCGACGCGGAGTTACTGACGAGGCTCTACGAATCTCGGTCCGGCGACGCGGAACTCTCTATCTCGTTCGTGTACGCTGGGTACACCGTCTCCGTTCGCCACGACGGGGCGCTGGAGGTGGTGCCGAAAGAACGCACCGCGGTCAAGAGTACGTGA
- a CDS encoding Lrp/AsnC family transcriptional regulator, with translation MPNLDQTDLGILYLLQEDARNATTAQIAERVDVSGSTVANRIHQLEDRGIIKGYQPTVDYEATGFDNHFILVGSVDFEDQESFVDEAMEVDGVVTVREFMTNDENISIEVVARCRDSFRETTDTLKSVGFEISKIKIITDQHEQPFNHFGETLVR, from the coding sequence ATGCCTAATCTCGACCAAACCGATTTGGGTATTTTGTATCTCTTACAGGAGGATGCCCGAAACGCGACGACCGCACAGATCGCAGAGCGAGTGGACGTCTCCGGGAGCACGGTCGCGAACCGGATTCACCAGCTCGAAGACCGAGGTATCATCAAGGGGTATCAACCGACTGTGGATTACGAGGCGACGGGGTTCGACAACCACTTCATCCTCGTCGGGTCCGTCGACTTCGAGGACCAGGAGTCGTTCGTCGACGAGGCGATGGAGGTCGACGGCGTCGTGACGGTTCGAGAGTTCATGACCAACGACGAGAACATCTCGATAGAAGTCGTCGCCCGATGCCGAGACTCTTTCAGAGAGACAACAGATACGCTGAAGTCTGTTGGATTCGAGATATCGAAGATCAAGATCATCACCGACCAGCACGAGCAACCCTTCAACCACTTCGGTGAGACGCTAGTCAGATGA
- a CDS encoding VOC family protein: MTNDVIHTALWVSDIESTLDFYVDGLGLEHNWEFTSDGVRNVYVGGDHGEFQFKSDVDGGGDAAVGPCGGFDHLAVGVDSTDETFERLVDHSDPPVATEPTTMAEIDRRVAFVEDPDGYVVELVERL, encoded by the coding sequence GTGACGAACGACGTGATTCACACGGCGCTCTGGGTATCGGATATCGAATCGACGCTCGACTTCTACGTCGACGGTCTCGGCCTCGAACACAACTGGGAGTTCACGAGCGACGGCGTTCGGAACGTCTACGTCGGCGGCGACCACGGTGAGTTCCAGTTCAAGTCCGACGTTGACGGCGGCGGCGACGCGGCGGTTGGTCCCTGCGGGGGGTTCGACCACCTCGCCGTCGGCGTCGACAGCACCGATGAGACGTTCGAGCGCCTCGTCGACCACAGCGACCCACCGGTCGCGACCGAACCGACGACGATGGCCGAAATCGACCGCCGCGTCGCGTTCGTCGAAGACCCCGACGGCTACGTCGTCGAACTCGTCGAACGGCTCTGA
- a CDS encoding AIR synthase family protein encodes MSDLGKVAPEFFDEYLYPRLGASRDDVALGPKHGVDFGLLDVDGTAVVLATDPVSVLPDLGFDRAGRFALHIVLADVAVSGLAPSHLAISFSLPPEMTDEQFADLWAAMDEEAAELGISIVTGHTARYAGCSFPWVGAATALAVGDHDDVVRPDGARPGDSVLVTKGPAVEATGLLTTLFGDRMELAETTLDEARARLDETRTVRDARAAADAGGVTAMHDATEGGLQGALCEVAESAGVRIDAERNAVPLRPGVAETCESLDIDPWHATSSGTLVLTVAESAVDDVVSALEGRGTPVGVAGTVSAGEGVYLDGERVEHPRVDPSWAVYEAFATED; translated from the coding sequence ATGTCCGACCTCGGGAAGGTAGCCCCGGAGTTCTTCGACGAGTATCTGTATCCGCGCCTCGGCGCGTCCCGAGACGACGTCGCACTCGGCCCGAAACACGGCGTCGACTTCGGACTGCTCGACGTCGACGGCACCGCCGTCGTCCTCGCCACCGATCCGGTTTCCGTCCTTCCTGACCTCGGCTTCGACCGGGCCGGGCGGTTCGCGCTGCACATCGTCCTCGCTGATGTCGCCGTCTCGGGACTCGCACCGTCGCATCTCGCCATCAGTTTCTCGCTGCCGCCCGAGATGACGGACGAGCAGTTCGCCGACCTCTGGGCTGCGATGGACGAGGAAGCAGCGGAGTTGGGAATCTCTATCGTCACGGGTCACACCGCCCGCTACGCCGGCTGTTCGTTCCCGTGGGTCGGTGCGGCGACAGCGCTGGCGGTCGGTGACCACGACGACGTGGTTCGCCCCGACGGCGCGCGACCCGGTGATAGCGTGCTCGTCACGAAGGGACCGGCGGTGGAGGCGACGGGATTGCTCACGACCCTGTTCGGCGACCGGATGGAACTTGCAGAGACGACGCTCGACGAGGCTCGGGCGCGACTCGACGAGACGCGGACGGTACGCGATGCCCGAGCGGCCGCCGACGCGGGCGGCGTAACCGCGATGCACGACGCGACGGAGGGTGGCTTGCAGGGCGCGCTGTGCGAAGTCGCCGAGAGCGCGGGTGTCCGTATCGACGCCGAGCGCAACGCAGTTCCGCTGCGGCCGGGCGTCGCCGAGACCTGCGAGTCCCTCGACATCGACCCGTGGCACGCGACGAGTTCGGGGACGCTCGTCCTGACCGTCGCGGAGTCCGCCGTCGACGACGTGGTTTCGGCGCTCGAAGGGCGGGGAACGCCCGTCGGTGTCGCCGGGACGGTGTCGGCGGGTGAAGGGGTGTACCTCGACGGCGAGCGCGTCGAACATCCGCGCGTCGACCCCTCGTGGGCGGTGTACGAGGCGTTCGCAACCGAAGACTGA
- the kynU gene encoding kynureninase — protein MSDFPSRETARELDRDDPLSEFADRFDVPDGQYMDGNSLGPISEDAERTLDRVVDEWRELGIRGWTDADEPWFTYAERLGSMTAPLVGAEEDEVVVANSTTVNIHTLVGTFLDVIDSPTVVVDDLDFPTDHYAIRAQLRQRGHDPDEHLVAVESRDSRTIDEDDVVAAMAAHDPGIVFLPSVLYRSGQLLDIERLTEEAHERGILAGFDLAHSVGAIDHDLSGVGVDFAVWCNYKYLSAGPGAIAGLYVNREHFGTTPALAGWWGHDKATQFDMELTFTPADDAGAWQIGTVPMLSAAPLEGSLRMFEEAGIETVREKSVSLTDYLVELVDTLSESDYDCEVGTPRDPDRRGGHVAVEHPEAYRVSLALKERDIVVDYRPPNVVRICPAPLYNSHEDVWDVVDELRRILSDGAYGQFDRQDGGVT, from the coding sequence ATGAGCGACTTCCCGTCCCGCGAGACCGCCCGGGAGTTGGACCGCGACGACCCCCTCTCAGAGTTCGCCGACCGATTCGACGTTCCCGACGGCCAGTACATGGACGGCAACTCGCTCGGTCCCATCTCCGAGGACGCCGAGCGGACCCTCGACCGCGTCGTCGACGAGTGGCGCGAACTCGGGATTCGCGGCTGGACCGACGCCGACGAACCGTGGTTCACCTACGCCGAGCGACTCGGATCGATGACCGCGCCGCTCGTCGGGGCCGAGGAGGACGAAGTCGTCGTCGCCAACTCGACGACGGTGAACATCCACACGCTCGTCGGCACCTTCCTCGATGTCATCGACTCGCCGACGGTCGTGGTCGACGATCTCGACTTCCCGACCGACCACTACGCGATTCGCGCCCAACTGCGCCAGCGCGGTCACGACCCCGACGAGCACCTCGTCGCCGTCGAGAGTCGGGACAGTCGAACCATCGACGAAGACGACGTCGTCGCCGCGATGGCCGCCCACGACCCAGGCATCGTCTTTCTGCCGTCGGTGCTCTACCGCAGCGGCCAACTGCTCGATATCGAACGACTCACCGAGGAAGCCCACGAGCGCGGCATCCTCGCCGGGTTCGACCTCGCGCACTCGGTCGGCGCAATCGACCACGATCTCTCGGGCGTCGGTGTCGACTTCGCCGTCTGGTGCAACTACAAGTACCTGAGTGCAGGTCCCGGCGCAATCGCGGGACTGTACGTCAACCGCGAGCACTTCGGAACGACGCCGGCGCTGGCTGGCTGGTGGGGCCACGACAAGGCGACGCAGTTCGACATGGAACTCACGTTTACCCCCGCAGACGACGCGGGCGCGTGGCAGATTGGAACGGTGCCGATGCTCAGCGCCGCGCCGCTGGAGGGTTCGCTTCGGATGTTCGAGGAGGCGGGCATCGAGACCGTCCGCGAGAAATCCGTCTCGCTCACCGACTACCTCGTCGAACTCGTCGACACGCTCTCGGAGTCGGACTACGATTGCGAGGTCGGGACACCCCGAGACCCCGACCGCCGCGGCGGCCACGTCGCCGTCGAACACCCCGAGGCGTATCGGGTGAGCCTCGCGCTCAAAGAGCGAGACATCGTCGTCGACTACCGTCCGCCGAACGTCGTCCGCATCTGCCCCGCGCCGCTGTACAACAGTCACGAGGACGTGTGGGACGTCGTCGACGAACTTCGACGAATTCTGTCTGACGGGGCGTACGGGCAGTTCGACCGCCAAGACGGCGGCGTGACGTAG
- a CDS encoding HD domain-containing protein, which translates to MAETIRHEENAFTAVCERLPEIARINDQALMCATAAAFFEGHEDYFWTAPAASSYAHHNLYCCGERGLWIHTKMVFAAYERLVDSYLEQGLLGDSEANLGRAACLLHDVKKYGDEYVDGDHADRDHDVQAADWIRAEATLDSPVADAVERHMGPWYEGPEPETPLQQLVHLADMTASTKNATVGVYQPHERIRSLYPSIPEATF; encoded by the coding sequence ATGGCCGAGACGATTCGACACGAGGAGAACGCGTTCACCGCGGTGTGCGAACGACTGCCGGAGATCGCGCGCATCAACGACCAGGCGCTGATGTGCGCGACCGCCGCCGCGTTCTTCGAGGGGCACGAAGACTACTTCTGGACCGCGCCCGCCGCGTCGAGTTACGCCCACCACAACCTCTACTGCTGCGGCGAACGCGGCCTCTGGATACACACGAAGATGGTGTTCGCCGCGTACGAGCGACTCGTCGACTCGTATCTCGAACAGGGGCTCCTCGGCGACTCCGAGGCGAATCTCGGCCGCGCTGCGTGTCTGCTCCACGACGTGAAGAAGTACGGCGACGAGTACGTGGACGGCGACCACGCCGACCGCGACCACGACGTGCAGGCCGCCGACTGGATTCGCGCGGAAGCGACTCTCGACTCACCCGTCGCCGACGCCGTCGAACGCCACATGGGGCCGTGGTACGAGGGTCCCGAACCGGAGACGCCGCTCCAGCAACTCGTCCACCTCGCGGACATGACTGCGTCGACGAAGAACGCGACAGTCGGCGTCTACCAACCGCACGAGAGGATCCGGTCGCTCTACCCGTCGATTCCGGAAGCCACGTTCTGA
- a CDS encoding BtpA/SgcQ family protein — translation MNDFLSLDEPVIGMVHLPPLPGAPEFGGDRAELVDRAIADATALESGGVDAVMVENFGDAPFYPDDVPTHTVASMTALVGAVREAVSVPVGVNVLRNDAEAALSVAAATGASFLRVNVHTGARVTDQGIVAGRAHETMRLRERLDADVAVLADVDVKHSAPVTPRETAEIVAETLERGLADGVVVSGVGTGEAVDRERLREVVTRRDDLAVDAPVVVGSGTTVESVSELLGVADGVIVGTALKRNGETTNPVDEPRVRELVTAAQS, via the coding sequence ATGAACGACTTCCTCTCGCTCGACGAACCGGTAATCGGGATGGTCCACCTCCCGCCGCTACCGGGAGCACCCGAGTTCGGTGGCGATCGTGCCGAACTCGTCGACCGAGCGATAGCCGACGCTACCGCGCTCGAATCCGGCGGTGTCGATGCCGTGATGGTCGAGAACTTCGGGGACGCGCCGTTTTATCCCGACGATGTCCCCACGCACACCGTCGCATCGATGACCGCGCTCGTCGGCGCGGTTCGCGAGGCGGTGTCGGTCCCCGTCGGCGTCAACGTCCTCCGAAACGACGCGGAAGCGGCGCTCTCGGTGGCGGCAGCGACCGGCGCGTCGTTCCTCCGCGTGAACGTCCACACCGGTGCGCGGGTGACCGACCAGGGAATCGTCGCCGGACGCGCCCACGAGACGATGCGTCTCCGGGAGCGACTCGACGCCGACGTGGCCGTTCTCGCCGACGTCGACGTGAAGCACTCAGCGCCGGTGACGCCCCGTGAGACGGCTGAAATCGTCGCCGAGACACTCGAACGCGGGTTGGCCGACGGTGTCGTCGTCTCCGGCGTCGGCACCGGCGAGGCGGTCGACCGCGAACGACTCCGCGAAGTCGTCACTCGTCGCGACGATCTCGCCGTCGACGCGCCCGTCGTCGTCGGCAGCGGGACGACCGTCGAGAGCGTCTCCGAACTGCTGGGCGTCGCCGACGGAGTCATCGTGGGGACGGCGCTCAAACGGAACGGGGAGACGACGAACCCCGTGGACGAGCCGCGGGTTAGAGAACTGGTCACGGCGGCGCAGTCGTAG
- a CDS encoding NAD(P)/FAD-dependent oxidoreductase yields the protein MRVAVLGAGYAGLALAQRLERRLPAPVDIVVVDESPTHLVQHEVHRVIRRPGVAEAITLPLRDVLDRAEIVTERVERVDTEAGFAELADGTELEYDYGAVCLGAETNFYDLSGVEEHALPLKRVHHAEAIRERFLDVCASGGTAVVGGAGLSGVQTAGELATLAQERAASERVDIVLLEQFDSVAPSFPEHFQRAVHDELEARNVEIRTNTPVQRADAERIELTDGTLPYDLFVWTGGIRGTDAMDGERPVVRNDLRLTDRTFVVGDAARALDADGQAVPASASAAIREAGTVAQNLERVVNAELDGRGTGFEVRMKPYRFEIPGWIVSVGDGAVAQVGPKVVTGPAAKAMKTTVGAGYLGSVRAVEKVAELVEAELDA from the coding sequence ATGAGAGTCGCCGTACTCGGTGCCGGTTACGCCGGTTTGGCCCTCGCGCAACGTCTCGAACGTCGCCTCCCTGCGCCCGTCGATATCGTCGTCGTCGACGAGTCGCCGACACACCTCGTCCAACACGAAGTCCACCGCGTCATCCGTCGCCCCGGCGTCGCCGAGGCGATCACGCTTCCGTTGCGTGACGTACTGGACCGCGCCGAAATCGTCACCGAGCGCGTCGAGCGGGTCGACACCGAGGCGGGTTTCGCGGAACTCGCCGACGGGACGGAGCTAGAGTACGACTACGGTGCAGTCTGTCTCGGCGCGGAGACGAACTTTTACGACCTCTCGGGCGTCGAGGAACACGCGCTGCCGCTGAAGCGTGTTCACCACGCGGAAGCGATTCGCGAACGATTCCTCGACGTCTGCGCCTCCGGCGGCACCGCCGTCGTCGGCGGCGCGGGGCTCTCGGGCGTGCAGACGGCGGGTGAACTCGCTACGCTCGCACAGGAGCGCGCCGCGTCCGAGCGCGTCGACATCGTCCTCCTCGAACAGTTCGACAGCGTCGCGCCCTCTTTTCCGGAGCACTTCCAACGGGCCGTCCACGACGAACTCGAAGCCCGCAACGTGGAGATTCGGACGAACACGCCGGTCCAGCGCGCCGATGCAGAACGCATCGAACTGACCGACGGAACCCTCCCGTACGACCTGTTCGTCTGGACGGGCGGTATCCGCGGCACGGACGCGATGGACGGTGAGCGACCGGTCGTCCGCAACGACCTCCGACTCACCGACCGGACGTTCGTCGTCGGCGACGCCGCCCGCGCCCTCGACGCCGACGGTCAGGCGGTCCCCGCAAGCGCCTCCGCGGCGATTCGCGAGGCGGGAACGGTGGCGCAGAACCTCGAACGGGTCGTGAACGCCGAACTCGACGGCAGGGGAACCGGCTTCGAGGTCCGGATGAAGCCGTACCGGTTCGAGATTCCGGGTTGGATCGTCTCGGTCGGCGACGGGGCGGTGGCGCAGGTCGGTCCGAAGGTGGTCACCGGTCCGGCGGCGAAGGCGATGAAGACGACCGTCGGCGCGGGCTACCTTGGGTCGGTACGGGCGGTGGAGAAGGTGGCGGAACTGGTCGAAGCGGAACTGGATGCGTAG
- a CDS encoding carboxymuconolactone decarboxylase family protein has product MVSDQTRAEIEAYLGQVPSWLDALSEPAADHSWGVVRDLELGETELPNREKALVALGAAAAMNCPYCIHFHGEEARLEGVDETGRSEAVNVAANVRYFSTILHGAEVDLDEFRAETSEIVDYIEEQGAEAAGAD; this is encoded by the coding sequence ATGGTATCAGACCAGACGCGAGCGGAGATAGAAGCGTATCTCGGGCAGGTACCCAGTTGGCTCGACGCGCTCTCAGAGCCTGCTGCCGACCACAGTTGGGGAGTCGTCCGTGACCTCGAACTCGGCGAGACGGAACTACCGAACCGGGAGAAGGCGCTCGTCGCACTCGGGGCCGCGGCGGCGATGAACTGTCCGTACTGCATCCACTTCCACGGGGAGGAGGCGCGATTGGAGGGAGTCGACGAGACGGGTCGCAGCGAGGCCGTCAACGTCGCCGCCAACGTTCGATACTTCTCGACGATCCTTCACGGTGCGGAGGTCGACCTCGACGAGTTCAGAGCGGAGACGAGCGAAATCGTCGACTACATCGAAGAACAGGGGGCGGAAGCGGCCGGCGCCGACTGA